ATGGTAAAACTACATCtgaattttcagatttatatgaGAATCTAACATTTTTTGGGGGGGGCGATCCTATAGGGTAAAGGCGAAGACCCTCTAATATCTAAAAGACTAAAACCCTTCAAGGCTATTTTGCATCTTGAATGAAATCCATCCACAATGCTCATGTACCATGGTCGTCCATCTGCTGTTAAGGCATTAACGGTACTCACTACTCAGATATGCTGATTGATCTCTTTGTTCAATCTTAAAAGGTAATATCCTCGAACCAATGTAGACTTCGACCACGAAGGCAAGAGTTGCCAATTTTAGTAACATCACACTTTAAATGCTAACATATGGGAAAAGATTTGCTTCATTAAAAGGAAATCCTTTTTCCATCTCGGTTGCTTGGGAATAAATTTCCCAGTAGGAGGTCCACCAGGGGTTCTAAAACCATAACAAGCACATGTACAGAAATTGATTTCTAAAAACCAGTGTTGCAGCTACAAAAACCAGATGAACTTTCTGCTTTACAAGGACGCCAATATACATACAAAATATATTACTCAGTCCATTTACAAATTCCTTTCATGAGGTTCAAACCAAGGAAATCCCAAGAAATCAAAcacttctttttctgttttaaagcTCAAACTTGTGCTAGCTCTTGCACCCTGCAATAAAGACGAGATACACTGTGTACATTAATAATGGaagaaacggaaaaaaaaagagaggaataaaCACGGTGACTTTGGGTACCCCCTAGGGACAAAGAACACTTTGATTACCCGTTTCCCTCCAGAACCCTGAGTGGCCAGAAAGAGCCCTGTATCATCAAGCCGGTAGCCTTTCGAATCTGCAAGTATCCTTAACCTGCACTCAGTAAAACATACTTCAGTTCACAAATTCCTCTTCCAGATAAACCAATGAACATGGAAACTAATATTTACGTGGCGAAAAATTGAGCTATGAATTTGATACAAACAACCCAATTCAGAAATGTACGACCATCAAACTTTTAACCCAAATCCATCACAAACATTCCCAACTGAATTGCAACGACATTACACAAGATAAGCATGGCATGGGATATGTGTCATATCCTCTGAATCTTATCacattttcattttgattttttttttccctgataGGACATGTATCCATTGGCTACTACTAGCAAACTTTGTTTAGCCCAGAACCTGTGGCTTGTATTTATTACAAACCCATGCcctttttcctttagttttatAGATTGTAAATTTTTTAGTAAACAATTAAACTTGGATTTGTTGATGTAACCTTGCAAATTCATAATTGCATACTTTTTCTGCAAAAATTTTTTAGCATTGAATACAAATAAGTACTGCATCTGGattatcataaaaaataatgtATGAATCTAGATTTATTTTACTTATTTGGAAATGAATTGTACATAATTTTCATttatggagagaaagagagtctaAATAAAtatagggattttcttattgacaccccctaAGGTCTcgaataatttgtaaccttattttttatgTCCTTAGTATTAAcacaatttttctttccatgagGGTAAATAGTCTCATTTCACATATGTACTCGAAAAATGTGCATgaaaaatgacaacttttgataatgTCATAATAACAAgtcactttcaatttattttttagaatacTTTATACCCCCTAACTTAAAATTTtcggaataagacaaggggcaattaaaagaaggtgtcaagttctaaatacacctatagatgTGTCATCTAGACAGTCCCATATatacatatcaatatatatagaCAGGCAGATCAACATCAGTCGGTTCCCCGTATCCTAAGTTTTCTTACTCACAGAACACTTGCACCTGAAGCCGTGTAACATACCTAGCATGAATATTCATAATGCTACCAATGCCCTTCACATATTTGTTTTTCATCAGCAGAGAAGGGGGCAAAAACCACGGAATGCAACAATTAGTAAGATTGACCGTAGAATAAAAATGAACTTGCCTCCTATTGAGTACGTCATTTCCTGTCCAATGTATTAATCCAAATGCATATATATCCTTTGGGTACACCTGACATATTCAAAAGTTATATATGTGAGATATGACAGTAACTGTAGAATATGATTTTGTGATCTAATTTAAATTATGTAGTAGACCAACTTGAAAAATTGATACCGAACAAGTCAGCTTGAATGCATAAGTTCTGGAAAAATCACATAATCCAGATAGGTACATCATAACTTTCAAAGggagaaaaatatgaaaacagaATGTGAAACACATTTTCGTTACCACTAATCAAACATAAATTCTATTTCACATCAGTGTACATGAACCTAAGTTTTCCCGTACAAGTGAAGGACTAAAATACATAACCTAAGTTCATGAATTATCTCTTACTATTTCCCAGTAATTCTGCAGGGTAAaacaaatcagatttattgtATAACAAACATCATCCATAAGCACTCTTCTGTCTCCTTATTTCATGCGCAATCACAACTTTGCACGTGGAAACCAGCTGTGTTCGAGTATATCATTGAATGCCCACACTCATCTAACCATTTTGAAATCTAAACCCTGAATTTCCATTCAAGTCCTCTAGGGCACCTCAGGCATGTGAGGAATCCCCATCTACCATGCCCACAGCCCACCTCACAAACTCATGAGAAGACTCCCATATATGATCTTGTAAAATTCCAATTCCTAGAGGGAACTGAACAAAGGCCACAAAGGCAAGAAAAAAGGGTGAGTTTTCAGGCAAATACCCCATACAACAAAAtctcaacaaaggaaacaaatataaataaatttacAACATATTTTGTTACAAATTACCTTGAGGTCAATTCGATGTCGTAATTCTCGACCAGGATATGTACAAAGACCAAAGTATGTGTCAACCCCTGAATCAGGATCCTGAATGCAAAATCACCATGTAAAATCCAAAGGTCAACTCCATGTGAATCAATCAAAAACATGAGCAAGGTgaatgaaaaacaaaagaataaaatCTAAATGGATCAAGGAGAAAGTAAATTAGGAATGTGTAAGAATATGTCCCTGTGAAAAGAAAAGTAGTTTCAGTCAAGGAAGCTGAGAAAAAATCCTTCCACAGTAAATAATTTGTGCAATCCAGCTTTCCTGAATCTCAGCATTGGGAAGCTCCTCAATAGAAGAAAGGCCTTATGCATGATCAAACGAATGGTTCAAAATCCATGGACAGGAACTCTCAAAATGTTCCAGATGATGAAACTACTTACCAGACAAAAATAAACATCCTATTGCCAGAAAACTTTAGAAAACATAGACTCAACCCCTTACTTATGAATGATTTTAAAGGTTTTGAAGATTATTACCAATTATCAGACTACACAGCTGACTTTATTTTCCAACAACCCAATTTGGATGAAAATTTAAGAAGCATTTCTATATTCTATACCATGAACACATGCAAAGTTAATATTTTCCATCCAGGCAGGTACCTACTTTTCCCACCATGTGCTACAATATTTCGTGTATAATTGGCATAAGTTCTGCACAataacaatttttaaaaattgattaaaaataaaaagttattACCTCCTCACTGTGAGTGCTAAAGATCAAATCCTCCCTTAAAAAACCAATATCTTTCAGATGCTTCATGTATTTCGTTAAAAATCCTTTATGACTGAGGTACAGAGATGGCAGGTGtcagagataattttccaatgTTGAACAAAGGGGCACCTCATAAACAATGTGGAATCAAATATAATGGAGGAACAAGAAATCAAAAAGACAGAAATTCACCATGAAATTCAAGGACCAAAATGAGAAACTGTAGTCAGTTGGACAGACTTACCGAAAATAACTGCCACAAATCCAAAAGTATGTATATAATCACAACAGAAAATGTCCTTTTGGGTTAATCCACGCATGTTGAGGCTAATGTCAGCCAAAGTTTACCATAAAACATCAAAGCTCTTGAATGCACAGGCACACTTGCACGTACGTTCACACAAAGTATCCATACCATAGACTATAACGAGATGGCCCTAAAAAGTGGTAACCCTATACCAGCAATTACATGTGCTTATAATTCCATATTCCTCATTATGCCATTGTCCAATATCCAGCTTATAAATACAAAGATGCATAAATACAATTGCCCTACAGGCTACAACGCAAACACACCACAGAAGCAAGGATGTTGCGGGCCCAAAGAGGAACAACAATGGGTCGGTAGAAACGAAACCCTAAAATGATGtagaaagaatggaaatcgcaaacaaacaatcacacaatgcaagGATTTACATGGCTTacatccacggtgagatgagatctgcttcACTATCAACGGAGAATAAAGGTTACAGTAGCTTGTCCCCACACCCATCTCAGATTACAAAGACTGAACTTTCTAGAATTCATAGCAACATTATATAGGTACACTtgtaccaaaatacccatataaccctaaaaaaaattccccTAGAGGCTGCCGCCCcgaccccccccccacccaattTGTCAAGGCCCCCAATAATGAAAACATGCAAGGTGGGCTGATTCCTCCGGGCCTCAAGACCTCAGGCCCTACGGCCTCTTACCCACAAATGCAAGcaatggaatacaagacatcatacccCAACAGGGTCAAGGAGGCACTATTCTCTACCCTTGGAAATGGGGTCCTAAATTTGGACCGAGTTCAACCAGGGGTGGAAATACTCACAGCCTGAAAGGGATATCCAAACCTTTCTCTGGTGTAGCAACACATGCAGAAGAGATTAATAAAAACACCAAAGGTGATGGACTCTTTCAGGAGTTTGCCTCttcaaatagaagaagagaaccgagagagagagagagagaggacaacaTGATGGAGGAAGGAGAGAGTGGGATAGAACAAAGATAGATTCAGAATGAGTTCTACCGTGGTCTATCCCCACTGCTTATAACATAAAGTAATtgactcttagtaggaaacctactaagagtATAAGTCTAATTACAAGAAAAGTAAACTACAACTACAACTGCTCATAGCCTAACAATTGCAACTAAACAGGGACACTCCCCCTTACGGTGACAATGACAAACACCCCTCATGGTAGCAGTCTTTAACAAGTGCTTCTAATGAGTTATATGGAATTGAAGACCAAACCGAGGGGCTAAGCCAGAACTTTCCTCATAGGAATGCTTATAAGCACAAGACAATCATTTCTCTAGGTCCAAGACCTAGGTTTGGGTCCTTGAAGGATGAATTATATATCTGGTCTTGGGGCCCTTGCATTGTCCAATTCAAAGGGCTTGAATACAAGCTGGGTCATGCTGGTCCACGTCCATGACAACTGTTGAATTGACAAAAAAACAGTCGCATTATGATCACATTTTGCATAAACAGAAAGTTGTAGTCACCAAGAATATAGATCTGTTTTACATCTGAAACATTAAACTATTATCCATTATACAACGTGGACTGTCATAAATAACAGTATAGTTGCAACAGGAGATTGGTTTGATATTTATAGGATTTTTACCTTTTGCCGTCAGGATGTGTAATTACAATGTCCAGATCACCACATGTAGCCTTTCCACGTCTGTATGATCCTCCACATACAACAACTACCTACAAAACATATGAGAGTAACGTGCATTAAGGAAACACAAGGACATAGTTGCACCATACATGCAAGAAAGCATTCATACGcacatatataaataaataaataaaaagttgtgaggctcccactactgcagggtctgggaggggcaaatgtacgcagccttaccccctgcttcataggagaggctgtttccaagttttgaaccctcAGCCAACATATATAAATACATATTGGGGCCAACATAAACAATGTCTCATTGTATTAATCTTGTATACACCATATCTGATGCAGAATGCAAGGACAGGATCCACTGAAAAGAGTTTTGGTTTGCAGTTAAGGCCTACAAGGAGAACGATGGTTTCCAATTGAGGCCCACGAGGAGAACAATTGGTCCAATTAATACAGCCACCTCTTGAGAGCACCATATAGAGCAGCTGCCATAGTCCATgcatatttctctttctttgaaaGAAATCTAAATCTCCTCTCACGTGCTCCAGTGGAAATTCCTTATTGAATCTTAGCTTGTCTGGGTCTAAGTTGAATTCAGTCACTTTGATTTTATTTGTGGCTACTTTCAACTCCTAAGCTAGCAGGGATTATTCTAGTCTCATTTGAAGTTAAATGGGTTTACTTTTGCTAATTAATCCAACAGAAGGAACTCCAATCTTATTCCCATCACTCTCTTTAAGGACATCTTTTCAGGGATCAACATTTCCCATTTGGCTTGATTTAGTTGTCATCAGAAAAGTCACACTTAACTACTTAACAAACCTAGGATTTGGAAAATCGAAAGTGATTTGGGGAAATTATTCCTAAATTACAATGAAGatatttgtttttgaattttttgtttcacTTTAAATAGGAGGCTTTGTAAGGGAAATGGAAATAGCAGAGTACATAATTCCTGACAAGAGGTTGCCTTGAGCTTTGTTTTCTATTGATGGCATTCCAAACCCCTATCTTTCCTGAAGGTGCTTATGCTTTAAGACTGTAGGTCCTGATTCCAACCCCTACTTATTCGTTCTCTCAGTCTTCAAATTATTTCCATTATCTTGAATTTCCTggtttttttgggagggggtgtTCTTGCGTTCAATATCTTTCTTATTCAATTTCCCTAATCCTGGAGCTTTCTTAATTGAGACCTAATATCTTAACTTTTATCCTATGTTTTGTTCAAATACTCCCAGAAACTAACCCCTTTCAAACCCAATATTGTAAAGATCTTGCATCAACTTGGTAGGATTTTCTAGGACTTAGCCTAGTTTATCTAGCGTTAGTATAtccttaaatttcttttttatttttgatacaCCAGttgaaatttatttattgaaatagCTTTATTTTCAATGCGTTTATGTTTGTATGTCATATACATGAGGTGCAGCAAGTAAAACACAACACAAGTAGCTCACAAATTGGTTGTAAAATCATCTCTACAAGACTCCCAAGACAGATCCAGAAACTCTTAGGACTGAACCCAAATCAATCTATTACAGTGCTCACCCCGGGCAAAACATCTTCTCCAGCTTTCTGTAAAAGAGAGTCCATTTCTTGAACCTAGTCCACGGAAATTAGCTAATTGTTAGAAATGCCACATGAATTTCATGAACTTGAACAAAGACCTATTGGGTTCAGCACAGTTAGAGACCTCATGACGTGGAATTCTCTTCTTGATATCGTCAAAATATTTCAACCCTAACTTCTGTGCATTTGTTAAGGAATCCTCATTCTTCAGATCATCTAGTGAGCGATGTCCTTTCTCATAGAGTTTCAGAGCAGTAGCTGGACCAACACCCCAAACTTCCCCAAACAAAGAGATTGTCCGCACCTTCATAATATTGGCAAAACCACAATAGAGATGATTCATTCATGTAGAGAGGTTTAGACTGAACACAGCATACAATTGCCACAACAAGATgcttaaagagagagagacaagaaaattatatttcaaGGATATGGTAAATCTCAAGATAAATTTCTATAATTCATGTTTATATGCTCTAGCTAACAGTTTCATGCCACGGGCCAATCTGATAAACCCTATTTTACCTGCACTTGAGACCAATAAATGACATGATGAAGGAAAAGCAGCACCAAGATGGTTCACTTATGTGCAAAAAAATTAATGACTATCCCGGTAAGGAGTTATATGGTGCACAACTTGAAGGAtccaaactcacccctcccAAGAGCCTGCATAGTAatggtcctttttttttaatgatccAAAAGGATGACAGAAAGACCACAAAACACTTGGGTAGAAGAATGTGAGTTAACCGACAAGATATAGAGTGGATTGTATAACAGGATGCACCCGCAGTCAGAAAAATCCCATGTAGAGGGTTAAGTCTTTGTTGACTTGGGTTGAGTTGATTCTGTTATTTATCCCACTTCTGAGTATGTGATGCAAAATATCAGAGGTTctatttggtaaaaaaaaaaatgaaatattcaTTGTAATTAAACTGCAAATCTTTTGAAATAGAAAGTGGCATTAATCTTTTCATATTAGGGTCCTGTCCTGCTTTGATCATCAGGACTGAACAGAGACAACTCTAATATGTTATATTCTACAAATTTTGAAGTCAATTTGCAACTAATTTTGCAAACCACGACTACTAGCAATATCTTGGTAGAGTGTGTAGAATTAACGAAAAGGTGATTCATAATCTTTGTTTGACTTCCCACAAGTTACATACACTTCAAATTTTGGCCACCTAATCTAGTTAATAGGGCTAAAAAAGGGGCTTTAGCCCAAGCTTGGCCAACAGGCTGAGACATGTTGCACAAGCCAAGCCATGTTTttgcaagaaaaagaaaaaccagtGGCATGGTAACAGCCTATCCAATATCAATAGTGTGCTCTCTCTGAGTTGATTGGCCGACTCTTTGTTTGGAAAGCTGACAGATACCAACCAAATTCAGTAGGACCTGGAAATGCTAAATGACCCAGGTTCTAGAACCAATCATTTAAACCTTGGTGCCAAGACCTGCCCCTATGTGCGGTTTAGGATAGGCCCAACTTCATAAACATTCAAGGTTCAGACTTCTACATCAATGATAAGCCCAAAAGTCTCTTAGAACTGAAATATAACAAATTTTGAACTTACCATCAATCTTGATATTGTTAAACTAAGTTCAATGCCCAACTCAAGtaaaagctatacaaaaagTACACCCTATATTTGCCACATAGTTCGAAGACCTGTAGCCAAATAAGGTGGGCCGCAGCCCAATTCATTAACATAATAGCCTGATTCATTAGAGGCCATAAGCCTCCGTCAGCCCAACATATTTCTGGGTTAAGTGTCAATCAGGCGACCGAATGCACCCTGCATTTTTAGTTAATCCACCAGAGAAGCATTATGGAACATTCAGGCTTGCAACCAAAATTCAGAAGCACACAGTCCCGACTCCTGAACGAGTAAGACACAGACGTAAATGAAACTTCCAACCCAATATAGAAATCATTATGTTTTTTACCTTCATTTATGTTTTACATGTTGCAATTGGATAAGGTTTAATTCAGTCTAACCCAACTAATATGGTACGAGGAATAGTTGGAAAGAGTTGGGTACATGAATGGATGATattaattataaaaagaaaCCATTTTATGTTCACCTTTACCATGACAGAGATCACCCTTAAGAATGAAACCATTCACTTTGCTTATCATAGAATTGTACAAAAACGACGACCCTGGAATGAATGTGAGTTTTTCTCATCTTGAAATGACATGTTCACTGCTCCCCGTAACATCAGTTTTGGTTCTAATGTAAGTTctagttttcaattttttttctttctttaatgagCCCAAGGAAAACAACCACAAATCAGGAAAATAATTTAGCAACTAGTCAAAAGCTGGAAAAGTTCCACATAATGTGTTAAATCTTCCAGGCATGAACATAAATCCTCAGGGAATAGGATTTTAAGCAGATTAGTTCACATAGGATGATCTTGACTCGTATGAAGCTCATGGTTTTAAGTTTCCTGATTTAAGAATTAAAATTAGGACTAAAttattaaaagaataaaaaccaGAACTATCCTGTAGTATAGAGATAACAAACTAAATACATATGTAATATGGTCCTTCTTTTCTAGTACTGGCGAAGAGAAACAGCAACAAAGGGGGGAAGAAATATCAAAACAACAGAAGGAGAAATCAAAGTAATTGTACATTTGTTAAAAGAGAATATTGGATGTAGCAATGTAGCATACAGAAAACTATATTTTCCCAAGAAGCTTTGCAACACCTTTTCATCTGTCTCAAAGTGCTCCAACTTCGACAACTTGCCAGTAGTCACTATCTCATGAATCTGTAAATAAGACAATAGCCTTATTAGTCTTTTCAATATGCTTTTAAGTAAAAACCTGTTCTATTATAATTAGTTTAGTATGGTGCCTAATTAGTCTTTTCAAGGttcttttaaataaaaatctgTTCTATTATAATTACTTCAGGATGGTACAGGGAAACATATAGTGTGTTCCCTTTGACTTTTCAACAAAAACATTTGGGAAGtgatttaaataattttcagattttttagAGTATTTGGGTGTATTGGACTATTGACCAAAGGTGATGCTCTTTTGACAGTTATTTTAATGAGTACATTTGTTCTTGTTGGTATGTTCACCCTACAACATGGTGATACAAATGGATGTGTGCAAACATGAAATATCAGAGGATAAGATAAATGTCTGAGACATGACCCTGGTAAGCAAATTGGAAAGCTCATAAGACAACAGAGTAACGGACATTGGAAATGTATGCAAAAGAATATGACATTATCAGAAATGTGTATTATACATGAATGAAAACAAGAAGTTCCCCCTTAAAAGGATATGTCAAATTATAATTTACCCATGGTATCAACTATCAAGTATCGATACGATAtggccgatacgtatcgatagtGGCCATATCGATATGATACAAAATCAATGCATAAATAATTTATCTAGAGAATATATAAAGACCAATACGTTATCGATACTGGCCAATACGGTGCCTAGACAAACAGATACAGACCAATAAGGAACTGATACACTTGATATACAGGCTGccaaaacacccaaaaaaaaatcccagtttttgaaagaaaacttcttCCTACTCTGATTTTTTCGCCAAAATTTAAGTGGATCCCATTGACACTCAAAAGCAATACAGGAGGAGTGAATAAACAAGCAAAAAAATTGCACTAAAGCTCATCAAAGCTAGAGATTGAAGtatgtttaaaaaaatgaacattgtTGCTTGAATCTTGGTTTTTCTTGCTTGTTTTTGCCAAGTATCACATCTAAACTGAAAATCTGACACAGGTTTAAATCATCTTGAATGATTTGTGATCTATAATATATGATTATGTTTGTTGCTAAGTACTTATTGTTAAAAGTTAAATACTACTTCAGGTTTGTTGAATATGTTACTAGTCTAGTAATAATATGGTTAATATGCATATACTTAATTTATGTTACTTAATACTTAGTAGTATGTTTATACTTACTGCTTGCGTGGTTTGGACCTTTAGGGGTTACTTTAAGCCAGTATCTTAATGAGGAGCATGtttctttttcaaatctttTTGCTTAATAGTTTTCTATTACTTATTAGCAGGTTCGATATTGTGCTTGCCAATGAAGATTGGAATCACATAGATGGCATGATGACAGAGATAAGCTACATTGGTTGGAATCACtatttattgcttatttatggtGCACAATACCTAAAACACTTGTTTTACATATCATAAGCATATTCATGTGTAACAAAGCTTATCTAGCATCTCTTGGTGTCTCTCTAATATGTCTCCGAGACATATACAGTGCAT
The nucleotide sequence above comes from Telopea speciosissima isolate NSW1024214 ecotype Mountain lineage chromosome 3, Tspe_v1, whole genome shotgun sequence. Encoded proteins:
- the LOC122653467 gene encoding DNA polymerase lambda isoform X3, with product MFEGMVVFLVEAKLVQMGATIEDRLSKRVTHIFAMNSKALLNQVDRYWLTRFRVSLLLYQWLEESLRLGEKVPEDSYNLKLESEVGEEEKSLEAISSEPANDNNSGGGKPSPRKKIKNSPGDSNVASLVSGEDNRKGPGDEAPTTTGGSDDSTQYTPSPENYSQYIPDTSNKDISSSELSLAYSPPDLNRNITEIFGKLVNIYRALGDDRRSFSYSKAIPVIEKLSFKIESVDQVKHLPSIGKSMQDHIHEIVTTGKLSKLEHFETDEKVRTISLFGEVWGVGPATALKLYEKGHRSLDDLKNEDSLTNAQKLGLKYFDDIKKRIPRHEVQEMDSLLQKAGEDVLPGVVVVCGGSYRRGKATCGDLDIVITHPDGKSHKGFLTKYMKHLKDIGFLREDLIFSTHSEEDPDSGVDTYFGLCTYPGRELRHRIDLKVYPKDIYAFGLIHWTGNDVLNRRLRILADSKGYRLDDTGLFLATQGSGGKRGARASTSLSFKTEKEVFDFLGFPWFEPHERNL
- the LOC122653467 gene encoding DNA polymerase lambda isoform X5, which codes for MGATIEDRLSKRVTHIFAMNSKALLNQVDRYWLTRFRVSLLLYQWLEESLRLGEKVPEDSYNLKLESEVGEEEKSLEAISSEPANDNNSGGGKPSPRKKIKNSPGDSNVASLVSGEDNRKGPGDEAPTTTGGSDDSTQYTPSPENYSQYIPDTSNKDISSSELSLAYSPPDLNRNITEIFGKLVNIYRALGDDRRSFSYSKAIPVIEKLSFKIESVDQVKHLPSIGKSMQDHIHEIVTTGKLSKLEHFETDEKVRTISLFGEVWGVGPATALKLYEKGHRSLDDLKNEDSLTNAQKLGLKYFDDIKKRIPRHEVQEMDSLLQKAGEDVLPGVVVVCGGSYRRGKATCGDLDIVITHPDGKSHKGFLTKYMKHLKDIGFLREDLIFSTHSEEDPDSGVDTYFGLCTYPGRELRHRIDLKVYPKDIYAFGLIHWTGNDVLNRRLRILADSKGYRLDDTGLFLATQGSGGKRGARASTSLSFKTEKEVFDFLGFPWFEPHERNL
- the LOC122653467 gene encoding DNA polymerase lambda isoform X2; the protein is MFEGMVVFLVEAEVQPRRLQIWKQKLVQMGATIEDRLSKRVTHIFAMNSKALLNQVDRYWLTRFRVSLLLYQWLEESLRLGEKVPEDSYNLKLESEVGEEEKSLEAISSEPANDNNSGGGKPSPRKKIKNSPGDSNVASLVSGEDNRKGPGDEAPTTTGGSDDSTQYTPSPENYSQYIPDTSNKDISSSELSLAYSPPDLNRNITEIFGKLVNIYRALGDDRRSFSYSKAIPVIEKLSFKIESVDQVKHLPSIGKSMQDHIHEIVTTGKLSKLEHFETDEKVRTISLFGEVWGVGPATALKLYEKGHRSLDDLKNEDSLTNAQKLGLKYFDDIKKRIPRHEVQEMDSLLQKAGEDVLPGVIVVCGGSYRRGKATCGDLDIVITHPDGKSHKGFLTKYMKHLKDIGFLREDLIFSTHSEEDPDSGVDTYFGLCTYPGRELRHRIDLKVYPKDIYAFGLIHWTGNDVLNRRLRILADSKGYRLDDTGLFLATQGSGGKRGARASTSLSFKTEKEVFDFLGFPWFEPHERNL
- the LOC122653467 gene encoding DNA polymerase lambda isoform X1, translating into MFEGMVVFLVEAEVQPRRLQIWKQKLVQMGATIEDRLSKRVTHIFAMNSKALLNQVDRYWLTRFRVSLLLYQWLEESLRLGEKVPEDSYNLKLESEVGEEEKSLEAISSEPANDNNSGGGKPSPRKKIKNSPGDSNVASLVSGEDNRKGPGDEAPTTTGGSDDSTQYTPSPENYSQYIPDTSNKDISSSELSLAYSPPDLNRNITEIFGKLVNIYRALGDDRRSFSYSKAIPVIEKLSFKIESVDQVKHLPSIGKSMQDHIHEIVTTGKLSKLEHFETDEKVRTISLFGEVWGVGPATALKLYEKGHRSLDDLKNEDSLTNAQKLGLKYFDDIKKRIPRHEVQEMDSLLQKAGEDVLPGVVVVCGGSYRRGKATCGDLDIVITHPDGKSHKGFLTKYMKHLKDIGFLREDLIFSTHSEEDPDSGVDTYFGLCTYPGRELRHRIDLKVYPKDIYAFGLIHWTGNDVLNRRLRILADSKGYRLDDTGLFLATQGSGGKRGARASTSLSFKTEKEVFDFLGFPWFEPHERNL
- the LOC122653467 gene encoding DNA polymerase lambda isoform X6 encodes the protein MFEGMVVFLVEAEVQPRRLQSLLLYQWLEESLRLGEKVPEDSYNLKLESEVGEEEKSLEAISSEPANDNNSGGGKPSPRKKIKNSPGDSNVASLVSGEDNRKGPGDEAPTTTGGSDDSTQYTPSPENYSQYIPDTSNKDISSSELSLAYSPPDLNRNITEIFGKLVNIYRALGDDRRSFSYSKAIPVIEKLSFKIESVDQVKHLPSIGKSMQDHIHEIVTTGKLSKLEHFETDEKVRTISLFGEVWGVGPATALKLYEKGHRSLDDLKNEDSLTNAQKLGLKYFDDIKKRIPRHEVQEMDSLLQKAGEDVLPGVVVVCGGSYRRGKATCGDLDIVITHPDGKSHKGFLTKYMKHLKDIGFLREDLIFSTHSEEDPDSGVDTYFGLCTYPGRELRHRIDLKVYPKDIYAFGLIHWTGNDVLNRRLRILADSKGYRLDDTGLFLATQGSGGKRGARASTSLSFKTEKEVFDFLGFPWFEPHERNL
- the LOC122653467 gene encoding DNA polymerase lambda isoform X9 — encoded protein: MFEGMVVFLVEAEVQPRRLQIWKQKLVQMGATIEDRLSKRVTHIFAMNSKALLNQVDRYWLTRFRVISSSELSLAYSPPDLNRNITEIFGKLVNIYRALGDDRRSFSYSKAIPVIEKLSFKIESVDQVKHLPSIGKSMQDHIHEIVTTGKLSKLEHFETDEKVRTISLFGEVWGVGPATALKLYEKGHRSLDDLKNEDSLTNAQKLGLKYFDDIKKRIPRHEVQEMDSLLQKAGEDVLPGVVVVCGGSYRRGKATCGDLDIVITHPDGKSHKGFLTKYMKHLKDIGFLREDLIFSTHSEEDPDSGVDTYFGLCTYPGRELRHRIDLKVYPKDIYAFGLIHWTGNDVLNRRLRILADSKGYRLDDTGLFLATQGSGGKRGARASTSLSFKTEKEVFDFLGFPWFEPHERNL